The following proteins are co-located in the Candidatus Zixiibacteriota bacterium genome:
- a CDS encoding rubrerythrin family protein encodes MSKTRENLQAGFAGESQARNMYTFFAQVARKEGYHYIARIFEETADNERRHAKDQYVMLNPLGDTAACLAKAMEGEDYETTTMYPQFARDAEAEGNKEAAVLFKLIAKVEAHHRDRYRRLLEMVKNGTVYKREKPIKWKCSVCGHVHEGTEPPVRCPCCRHAREYFEPANMDV; translated from the coding sequence ATGAGCAAGACCCGGGAGAATCTCCAGGCCGGATTTGCGGGCGAATCCCAGGCCCGCAACATGTACACTTTCTTTGCCCAGGTGGCGCGCAAGGAAGGCTATCACTATATCGCGAGGATTTTCGAGGAGACCGCCGACAACGAGCGCCGCCACGCCAAGGATCAGTATGTCATGCTGAACCCGCTCGGCGATACAGCCGCCTGTCTCGCAAAGGCGATGGAAGGCGAAGACTACGAGACCACCACCATGTATCCGCAGTTCGCTCGCGATGCCGAGGCCGAGGGAAACAAGGAGGCGGCGGTGCTTTTCAAACTGATCGCCAAAGTAGAAGCTCACCATCGTGATCGCTACCGGCGGCTGCTCGAGATGGTAAAGAACGGCACCGTTTACAAACGCGAGAAGCCGATCAAGTGGAAGTGCTCGGTGTGCGGGCACGTCCATGAAGGCACCGAGCCACCGGTCAGGTGTCCCTGCTGCCGGCACGCGCGAGAGTACTTTGAGCCGGCCAACATGGATGTATGA
- a CDS encoding zinc-dependent alcohol dehydrogenase family protein, giving the protein MKAMVLERPGEKLRPSNIPAPVPLPHQVLIHVHACGVCRTDLHVVDGDLKEPKLPLVPGHQIVGVVEAVGSDVTRYKRGDRIGVPWLGSSCGECRFCLSDRENLCDKAVYTGYQIDGGFAEQCVADQRFCFPIPTGYPDRQAAPLLCAGLIGYRALGMTGRAKRLGFYGFGAAAHILIQVATYQTREVYAFTRNGDALAQEFARKLGAMWAGDSDETPSQEIDAAVIFAPVGDLVPVALKHLTKGGTVVCAGIHMSDIPSFPYSLLWGERMVRSVANLTRRDGEEFLALAPKVPVRTEVHPYSLDKANQALDDLRAGRLTGAAVIVVDPVNCS; this is encoded by the coding sequence ATGAAAGCGATGGTACTTGAAAGACCCGGCGAGAAGCTGCGGCCGTCCAACATCCCCGCGCCGGTACCACTTCCCCACCAGGTACTAATACATGTCCATGCCTGCGGAGTTTGCCGAACTGATCTGCACGTGGTCGATGGCGACTTGAAAGAGCCGAAACTGCCACTCGTACCTGGCCATCAGATAGTCGGTGTGGTCGAAGCGGTCGGGTCAGACGTAACCCGTTACAAAAGGGGTGACAGGATCGGCGTCCCCTGGCTCGGAAGCAGTTGCGGGGAATGCAGATTTTGCCTCTCGGATCGCGAGAACCTGTGCGATAAAGCAGTTTACACCGGCTATCAGATCGACGGTGGATTTGCTGAGCAATGTGTCGCCGACCAGCGTTTCTGCTTTCCCATACCGACCGGCTATCCGGACCGGCAGGCGGCCCCGCTCCTGTGTGCGGGGCTTATTGGGTATCGCGCGCTCGGCATGACCGGCCGGGCGAAGCGACTCGGCTTTTACGGTTTCGGCGCGGCGGCGCACATTCTAATCCAGGTAGCCACATACCAGACACGCGAAGTGTACGCGTTCACCAGAAATGGTGACGCCCTGGCGCAAGAATTCGCCCGAAAGCTTGGCGCGATGTGGGCCGGTGATTCCGACGAAACGCCGTCCCAGGAAATAGATGCGGCCGTCATCTTCGCGCCGGTCGGCGATCTCGTACCCGTTGCACTTAAGCATCTTACGAAAGGTGGGACTGTTGTTTGTGCCGGTATCCATATGAGTGATATTCCGTCGTTCCCGTATTCTCTGCTGTGGGGAGAACGAATGGTGCGTTCGGTGGCGAACCTGACGCGGCGCGACGGCGAAGAGTTCCTCGCCCTGGCGCCCAAAGTCCCGGTCCGAACCGAGGTGCATCCGTACTCTCTTGACAAAGCCAACCAGGCGTTAGATGATTTGAGGGCGGGCAGACTGACAGGCGCCGCGGTGATCGTGGTTGATCCCGTGAACTGTTCGTGA
- a CDS encoding DUF4440 domain-containing protein has translation MADGSTGLRLASDSALGVVQKALETEEAEGLASIFTENGAVVTPTGQTIRGRLTLRTMATLLMMTWGGGKLQISRDSLMARDSTGNEIGRFTFRRTPKDEPEQTWSGSYTIVWEREGGRWKVARAAGLLDQPPGNRRPPDVQPPPERR, from the coding sequence ATGGCTGATGGTTCAACCGGACTAAGACTGGCGAGTGACTCGGCGTTGGGCGTGGTGCAAAAAGCGCTGGAAACCGAAGAAGCCGAGGGGCTGGCATCGATATTCACCGAAAACGGCGCGGTGGTAACACCGACCGGCCAGACCATCCGAGGGCGACTGACGCTGAGAACCATGGCTACTCTCCTGATGATGACCTGGGGCGGCGGAAAACTGCAGATCAGCCGTGACAGCCTCATGGCGCGAGATTCCACCGGCAACGAAATCGGCCGGTTCACCTTCCGGCGCACTCCCAAAGATGAACCGGAACAGACCTGGTCCGGCAGCTATACGATAGTCTGGGAACGCGAGGGCGGGCGCTGGAAAGTGGCGCGCGCGGCCGGGCTACTCGACCAGCCGCCGGGAAATCGCCGCCCACCCGATGTTCAACCGCCGCCCGAACGCCGATAA
- a CDS encoding M4 family metallopeptidase, with product MRIAPLVLLLLLAASVAQAAGPTQLQAGIDRLKTQPGITVLQDEESGRLRFVAGRLSDPVSPGAEIAEVYRFLENQKSAYQMKDAVQEIQVKRVDLDPLGMRHIRLRQVHEGLRVYGAEMIAHFAPNGVLNAINGTYLENVAVSPTPQLSGDQARDIAVNDLATFFGGGQPNQPELLIYPWEGKNYLAYRLEIFSGSPMGRWEYFVDARSGEVIFKANRIMDVDAIGTGTSVMGGARNHIDTDFDGGATYYMVDNTRQAANNPHGHGGQMPLGNVIQTFVAGASLPGSIATDADNVWSEAAQASSVDGHVYSALMYDWLLGFFGRNSFDNAGASMYTSVDYSAEGNNNAYWNGIQIVVWSWGTGFRSLAGCPDVIAHEWAHAVTENESGLIYQKESGALNESYSDMMGAAFEFAHDSLDTPDWLVGENGQISGGYFRDMSNPPARSDPDYYGGTFWVNVVGCTPSSSNDYCGVHTNSGVGNKWFYLLSDGGTHHSVTVTGLGVETAIQIAYRANSFYWTPLSTYSEAAYGTILAARDLDQSGVWEQEVRNAWTAVGVGMPSPYLVFTYPNGKPSLLTPGQPATFEVIVGATFDGSVLSGSGGIYYRINGGTIQSAPMTELGPGHFEATLPAVYCGQRLEYMVEAFETTQGQFLDPGQLQWFLAEPGTDQTTLFEDDFETNKGWVADAGWARGTPTGGGGEYGGPDPSSAYSGTNVFGFNLAGDYDNNMPARHLTSPAIDCSSLTNVHINFQRWLGVEQPIYDRASISVSTDGLAWTTVWENPTEIADFAWTFMDVNISAVASGEPLVYVRFTMGPTDGGWRFCGWNIDDFRVTAYQCVGGADSDVDGIPDDLDNCPSLANPGQEDSDGDTVGDLCDQCAGFDDLADADSDQIADGCDNCPQKANPGQEDGNGDGIGDACCCVGIVGDANTDGGFEPTIGDVTTIIDHLFVSGMPLNCYAEADINQSGGAAPQSGDLTIGDITVLIDYLFVTGPTMGLPSCL from the coding sequence ATGCGCATCGCACCCCTCGTTCTGCTCCTGCTCCTGGCGGCCTCAGTGGCTCAGGCTGCCGGACCGACCCAGCTACAAGCCGGAATCGACCGGCTCAAAACTCAACCCGGAATCACCGTGCTTCAGGACGAAGAGTCAGGACGGCTCCGTTTTGTGGCGGGACGGCTGTCCGATCCCGTATCTCCGGGCGCGGAAATCGCCGAAGTGTACAGGTTTCTCGAGAATCAGAAATCGGCCTACCAGATGAAAGACGCCGTTCAGGAAATCCAGGTCAAACGAGTTGATCTCGATCCGCTGGGCATGAGGCATATCCGGCTGAGGCAGGTGCATGAGGGGCTGCGCGTATATGGGGCCGAGATGATCGCACACTTTGCGCCGAACGGCGTGCTTAATGCAATCAACGGTACCTATCTGGAGAATGTCGCTGTCAGCCCCACGCCGCAGCTTAGCGGCGACCAGGCGCGCGACATCGCGGTCAACGATCTGGCCACTTTTTTCGGCGGCGGACAGCCGAACCAACCCGAACTGCTGATATATCCCTGGGAAGGGAAGAACTACCTGGCGTATCGACTGGAGATTTTCTCCGGCAGCCCGATGGGGCGCTGGGAGTACTTTGTCGATGCTCGCTCCGGTGAAGTGATCTTCAAGGCGAATCGGATCATGGACGTCGACGCTATCGGCACCGGTACCAGTGTCATGGGCGGCGCTCGGAACCACATTGATACAGATTTCGATGGCGGCGCTACCTATTACATGGTGGACAACACTCGCCAGGCCGCCAACAATCCTCACGGACACGGCGGCCAGATGCCGCTCGGCAATGTCATACAGACCTTCGTGGCCGGCGCGTCGCTCCCGGGTTCGATTGCCACCGACGCCGACAATGTCTGGTCGGAAGCGGCGCAGGCGTCATCGGTGGACGGGCACGTCTACTCGGCGCTGATGTACGACTGGCTGCTGGGGTTTTTTGGACGCAACAGTTTTGACAATGCCGGTGCGAGCATGTACACGTCGGTGGATTACTCCGCCGAAGGAAACAACAACGCTTACTGGAATGGAATTCAGATCGTTGTCTGGTCCTGGGGGACGGGCTTCAGGTCGTTGGCGGGCTGCCCGGACGTGATCGCCCACGAGTGGGCGCACGCCGTTACGGAAAACGAATCGGGGCTGATTTACCAGAAGGAGTCGGGCGCTCTTAACGAGTCTTACTCAGATATGATGGGCGCCGCGTTTGAATTTGCACACGACTCCCTGGATACTCCGGACTGGTTGGTAGGTGAAAACGGCCAGATCAGCGGCGGGTATTTCCGTGATATGTCAAACCCGCCGGCGCGTTCAGATCCGGACTATTACGGTGGGACGTTCTGGGTAAACGTCGTGGGTTGTACCCCAAGTAGCAGCAACGATTACTGCGGCGTTCATACGAATAGCGGAGTGGGAAACAAGTGGTTCTATCTGCTCTCGGACGGAGGCACTCATCACAGTGTCACGGTTACCGGGCTCGGAGTTGAGACCGCCATACAGATCGCATATCGCGCCAACTCTTTCTACTGGACGCCGTTGTCCACTTACTCCGAGGCCGCGTATGGTACGATACTAGCAGCGCGTGACCTGGACCAGTCGGGCGTGTGGGAGCAGGAAGTTCGGAATGCCTGGACCGCAGTCGGTGTCGGCATGCCCAGCCCGTATCTCGTGTTCACGTATCCCAACGGCAAGCCGTCGCTGCTGACCCCCGGCCAACCGGCCACTTTTGAAGTCATCGTCGGGGCGACCTTCGATGGTTCCGTGCTGTCGGGAAGCGGCGGCATATACTACCGCATCAACGGCGGGACCATTCAATCCGCGCCCATGACAGAGTTGGGGCCAGGACATTTCGAAGCCACTCTTCCGGCAGTCTACTGCGGGCAGCGGCTCGAGTATATGGTCGAAGCGTTCGAAACTACTCAGGGCCAATTCCTCGATCCGGGCCAGCTTCAGTGGTTCCTCGCGGAACCGGGCACGGATCAGACGACTCTTTTCGAGGATGACTTCGAGACCAATAAGGGATGGGTTGCCGACGCCGGCTGGGCCCGCGGTACGCCGACCGGCGGCGGTGGGGAATACGGCGGCCCGGATCCATCGAGCGCGTACTCCGGGACGAACGTCTTCGGTTTCAACCTGGCCGGTGATTACGACAACAATATGCCGGCCCGTCATCTGACCAGCCCGGCGATCGACTGTTCCAGCCTAACCAACGTACATATCAACTTTCAGCGCTGGCTGGGTGTGGAGCAGCCGATCTACGATCGCGCCTCCATCAGCGTGAGCACCGATGGTCTCGCCTGGACCACGGTCTGGGAGAATCCGACTGAGATCGCCGATTTCGCCTGGACTTTCATGGACGTCAACATCTCGGCCGTGGCCTCGGGTGAACCGCTTGTTTATGTCAGGTTCACGATGGGTCCTACCGATGGCGGCTGGCGTTTCTGCGGATGGAATATCGACGATTTCCGCGTGACCGCTTATCAGTGTGTCGGCGGCGCCGACTCCGATGTTGACGGCATCCCGGACGATCTGGACAACTGCCCCTCTTTGGCCAATCCGGGACAGGAAGACAGCGACGGCGACACGGTGGGCGATCTCTGTGATCAGTGCGCCGGATTCGATGATCTGGCCGACGCGGACAGCGACCAGATCGCCGATGGTTGCGACAACTGTCCGCAGAAGGCGAATCCCGGCCAGGAAGACGGCAATGGCGATGGTATCGGCGATGCCTGCTGCTGCGTCGGTATAGTCGGTGATGCTAACACCGATGGAGGCTTCGAGCCTACGATCGGCGACGTGACGACGATTATCGATCACCTCTTTGTGTCGGGGATGCCGTTGAACTGTTACGCCGAAGCTGATATCAACCAGTCGGGCGGTGCGGCGCCTCAGTCAGGCGACCTCACCATTGGTGACATCACGGTCCTGATCGACTACCTGTTTGTGACCGGTCCGACGATGGGGCTGCCGAGCTGTCTGTAG
- a CDS encoding protein-L-isoaspartate(D-aspartate) O-methyltransferase yields the protein MIAPIPRCRLTVAAAVVWSIAALGADGCAGGPGDSSYQAARTRMVDQQIVARGVVDPRVLEAMRKVPRHLFVPVEHRLYAYTDGPLPIGEDQTISQPYIVALMTELLDLQGSEKVLEIGTGSGYQAAVLGELAAKVYTIEIVESLGRRAAKLLDSLGYENIEVLIGDGYAGWPEAAPFDAIMLTAAPRTIPQPLLDQLADGGLLVAPVGEGYQTLQLVEKVGGRLKYHDILPVRFVPMTGAAEREGE from the coding sequence ATGATTGCGCCAATTCCCAGATGTCGGCTCACTGTTGCGGCCGCGGTGGTATGGTCGATAGCGGCTCTTGGCGCTGACGGCTGTGCCGGCGGGCCGGGGGACTCGTCGTATCAGGCGGCCCGTACGCGTATGGTCGATCAACAGATTGTGGCCCGCGGCGTGGTTGATCCACGCGTGCTCGAGGCCATGCGGAAGGTCCCGCGCCATCTCTTTGTACCGGTGGAGCATCGTTTGTATGCCTATACCGACGGCCCCCTGCCGATCGGCGAGGACCAAACCATCTCCCAGCCGTACATTGTCGCCCTGATGACCGAGCTGCTTGACCTCCAGGGGAGCGAAAAAGTCCTCGAGATCGGCACCGGGTCGGGATACCAGGCCGCGGTGCTGGGCGAGCTCGCCGCGAAAGTCTACACGATTGAGATCGTCGAAAGCCTGGGCCGGCGCGCCGCCAAACTGCTCGACAGCCTTGGGTATGAGAACATCGAAGTGCTGATCGGCGACGGTTACGCCGGGTGGCCGGAGGCGGCGCCGTTCGACGCAATTATGCTGACTGCCGCGCCGCGCACGATTCCGCAGCCGTTGTTGGATCAACTGGCCGACGGCGGTCTTCTGGTGGCGCCGGTCGGCGAGGGATACCAGACCTTACAGCTGGTTGAGAAGGTGGGAGGAAGGCTGAAATACCACGACATCCTGCCGGTCCGATTCGTGCCCATGACCGGCGCAGCGGAGCGGGAGGGGGAGTAA